One window from the genome of Treponema sp. OMZ 838 encodes:
- a CDS encoding ABC transporter substrate-binding protein, whose translation MKVKFIFGIFLLFTILSCTGRRTDQEGINDSSLARVIINNELVVGVDPSTPPLSFYSSTGQIAGYEIDIAQAVADKLGVKLRLVPISTANRIAKLENRTINYIASGFINNETNAERFLLSTPYLRDALVVVVLRSMDGTVMFNQFSDLRNKRIGMLADEEMREIVMKSPLYINNGRRPYLYPHQEDMLTALDFKQLDAVVMNLLTYYSKITIEKKLYEALGDPIIITTYSYAFRKEDKELAETMNALLYDMARDGSLRRISAKWFGADVSIVGKY comes from the coding sequence ATGAAGGTAAAATTTATTTTCGGTATTTTTTTGTTGTTTACAATCCTTTCTTGTACTGGCCGCCGGACGGATCAAGAAGGAATCAATGATTCCTCATTGGCAAGAGTTATTATCAACAATGAACTCGTAGTCGGGGTTGATCCATCCACTCCTCCTCTTAGCTTTTACTCCAGTACAGGTCAAATTGCCGGATACGAAATAGATATTGCACAAGCGGTAGCCGATAAACTCGGTGTAAAGTTAAGACTTGTACCAATTAGCACAGCAAACAGAATTGCCAAACTTGAAAACAGGACAATTAATTATATCGCAAGCGGTTTTATCAATAATGAGACAAATGCCGAACGCTTTTTATTAAGTACACCTTATTTACGGGACGCGTTGGTAGTTGTGGTGCTTCGCAGTATGGACGGTACCGTAATGTTCAATCAATTTTCTGATTTACGGAATAAACGGATCGGTATGTTGGCAGATGAAGAGATGCGCGAAATAGTTATGAAGTCTCCCCTCTATATAAATAACGGCCGCCGCCCATATCTTTATCCCCATCAAGAAGATATGCTGACTGCGTTGGACTTCAAACAGCTTGATGCTGTCGTAATGAATTTGCTGACATATTACAGTAAAATTACAATAGAAAAGAAACTATACGAGGCTCTCGGAGATCCGATCATCATTACTACCTATAGCTATGCATTCAGAAAAGAAGACAAAGAATTAGCGGAAACGATGAATGCTTTGCTTTACGATATGGCACGAGACGGATCGCTGCGGAGAATATCCGCAAAGTGGTTCGGTGCCGATGTGTCGATAGTTGGAAAATACTAA